A part of Paenarthrobacter sp. A20 genomic DNA contains:
- the kynA gene encoding tryptophan 2,3-dioxygenase has protein sequence MEKPTVHSAQSVRDIEDTVRTDFRHAMSYGGYLDLDRLLSSQHPLSEPEHHDELLFIIQHQTSELWLKLVLHELLEARRLFDADNLGKALKCIARVKAIQRTMTEQWSVLGTLTPREYAQFRGFLGSSSGFQSYQYRGVEFLLGNKNRGMLRVFESEPEAHQLLSSLLEEHTLYDAFLRVLARAGYDIPADILERDTSEPWTFRKDLVPIFQKIYESDDTPWGLYEACEDLVDIEDNFQAWRFRHLRTVQRTIGFKVGTGGSSGVDFLKRALDLTFFPELYAVRTEIGN, from the coding sequence ATGGAAAAGCCCACAGTCCATTCCGCCCAGAGCGTCCGCGATATCGAGGACACCGTCCGAACTGATTTCCGGCACGCTATGTCCTATGGCGGGTACCTGGACCTTGACCGCCTGCTCAGCTCCCAGCACCCCCTCAGCGAGCCTGAACACCACGATGAACTGCTGTTCATCATCCAGCACCAGACCAGCGAGCTATGGCTGAAACTGGTCCTGCATGAACTGCTGGAAGCCCGGAGGCTCTTCGATGCTGACAACCTTGGCAAGGCCCTGAAGTGCATCGCCCGGGTAAAGGCCATCCAGCGCACCATGACTGAGCAGTGGTCCGTCCTCGGTACCCTCACTCCCCGCGAGTACGCCCAGTTCCGTGGTTTCCTGGGGAGCTCATCCGGGTTCCAGTCGTATCAGTACCGCGGCGTCGAATTCCTGCTGGGCAACAAGAACCGTGGAATGCTGCGCGTCTTCGAAAGCGAACCCGAAGCCCACCAGCTGCTCAGCAGCCTGCTGGAAGAACACACGCTGTACGACGCGTTCCTGCGGGTCCTGGCGCGCGCTGGTTATGACATCCCTGCCGACATCCTCGAGCGGGACACCAGTGAACCATGGACCTTCCGCAAAGACCTCGTCCCGATTTTCCAAAAGATCTACGAATCGGACGACACCCCGTGGGGCCTCTATGAAGCCTGCGAAGACCTGGTGGACATTGAAGACAACTTCCAGGCCTGGCGCTTCCGCCACCTCCGGACGGTCCAGCGCACCATCGGTTTCAAGGTGGGCACCGGCGGATCCTCCGGCGTGGACTTCCTCAAGCGGGCACTGGACCTGACCTTCTTCCCCGAGCTCTACGCCGTACGAACCGAAATCGGCAACTAA
- a CDS encoding PaaX family transcriptional regulator C-terminal domain-containing protein: protein MSAVLDDMDSRPGSTTSLLRTVIGLYLRDAGGWMSAKDIVNLMEALGTSGTVTRTALGRLRKKDVVLQEARDGVAGFTLTEGAATMLARGDRRIYNPRSMSESDPWCLISFSIPETEREKRHQLRRRLHWIGCGTVAAGLWICPDSLRVEVEEILADLELRAMATIFVTETPLVVGSLRDAASKWWDLDAVAGLHKDFIREHGSGSDQGPDSQVHTGGVVEPSPDAFSTYVQCIDRWRIIPYLDPGLPAAFLPADWPGAEGTALFSRIVATYAEPSAQFVRNTLLATAGAAVS from the coding sequence ATGAGTGCCGTCCTTGACGACATGGACTCCCGCCCAGGGAGTACAACCTCGCTGCTCCGTACCGTCATTGGCCTGTATCTGCGTGATGCCGGGGGGTGGATGTCCGCCAAGGACATAGTGAACCTCATGGAAGCGCTGGGGACGTCCGGAACAGTAACCCGGACCGCTTTGGGCAGGCTGCGCAAAAAGGATGTTGTGTTGCAGGAGGCCCGCGATGGTGTCGCCGGCTTCACACTCACCGAGGGCGCTGCAACCATGTTGGCCCGCGGCGACCGCCGGATCTACAACCCCCGCAGCATGTCGGAATCTGATCCCTGGTGCTTGATCTCCTTCTCCATCCCGGAGACGGAGCGCGAGAAACGGCACCAGCTTCGGCGCAGGCTCCACTGGATCGGATGCGGGACCGTGGCCGCAGGCCTGTGGATCTGCCCGGACTCGTTGCGCGTGGAAGTAGAGGAAATTCTGGCCGATCTTGAGCTGCGGGCCATGGCCACCATCTTCGTGACCGAAACCCCGCTGGTGGTTGGCAGCCTCCGGGATGCTGCGTCCAAGTGGTGGGACCTGGACGCAGTAGCCGGATTGCACAAGGATTTTATCCGTGAGCACGGTTCGGGCAGCGATCAAGGGCCAGACAGCCAGGTGCATACTGGCGGTGTGGTGGAGCCTTCCCCTGACGCCTTTTCCACGTATGTCCAGTGCATTGACCGGTGGCGGATCATTCCCTACCTCGACCCCGGGTTGCCGGCGGCATTCCTGCCTGCGGACTGGCCCGGGGCCGAAGGTACGGCGTTGTTCAGCCGGATTGTTGCCACCTACGCCGAACCCAGCGCACAGTTCGTGCGCAACACGTTGCTGGCAACTGCCGGGGCTGCGGTTTCCTGA
- a CDS encoding SDR family NAD(P)-dependent oxidoreductase encodes METATHAHQEPITRRVAGKVAIITGGRGDLGSATARLLADHGATVASLDRAGTPATANHPGITEYDVDVTDEASVAETVRLLSAELGTPDVLVNAAGIIGPAGASNTATMEDFNLIFDVNVKGVWLLTKYVVPSMIEKKSGSIINFSSIHGLTGGRNVPLYHATKGAVRLLSKSDAAAYGTYGVRVNSIHPGSMNTRMSRRSAEQSDIGAEAYYKQLVGGNPIPRQGEPDEIAYGVLYLASDESRFTTGSELVIDGGYTAV; translated from the coding sequence ATGGAGACCGCAACGCACGCACATCAGGAACCCATAACCCGGCGGGTCGCCGGCAAGGTGGCCATCATTACCGGGGGCAGGGGAGACCTTGGCAGCGCAACGGCCCGTTTGCTGGCCGATCACGGGGCCACCGTTGCCAGCCTGGACCGGGCCGGAACGCCCGCCACAGCCAACCACCCCGGCATTACCGAGTACGACGTCGATGTCACCGATGAAGCCAGCGTTGCGGAAACCGTCCGGCTGCTCAGCGCAGAACTCGGTACGCCGGATGTCCTGGTCAATGCGGCAGGAATCATCGGGCCTGCCGGTGCCAGCAACACCGCCACGATGGAGGACTTCAACCTCATTTTTGACGTCAACGTCAAAGGTGTCTGGCTCCTGACGAAGTACGTCGTTCCGTCCATGATCGAGAAGAAATCCGGCAGCATCATCAACTTTTCCTCCATCCATGGACTGACCGGCGGGCGAAACGTGCCGCTGTATCACGCGACCAAAGGAGCCGTCCGCCTCCTCAGTAAGTCCGACGCCGCAGCTTATGGCACCTACGGCGTGAGGGTGAACTCCATCCACCCTGGCTCCATGAACACCCGCATGAGCAGGCGCTCGGCCGAACAGTCGGACATCGGCGCGGAGGCGTACTACAAGCAGTTGGTCGGTGGAAACCCGATTCCCCGGCAGGGTGAGCCGGACGAGATCGCCTATGGCGTTCTCTACCTCGCTTCCGATGAGTCCCGGTTCACCACCGGTTCCGAGCTGGTCATCGACGGCGGATACACCGCGGTCTGA
- a CDS encoding Dabb family protein: MIRHAVLFKFKDDFTAADKAAWIEGLNRMDGNIPGLVKLTHGADVLRHDRSFDYAIVADFNSVEDIEVYNTHALHEPLKKYSFPNSEQIIAVDFPL, translated from the coding sequence ATGATCCGCCACGCCGTGCTCTTCAAGTTCAAGGACGACTTCACCGCTGCGGACAAGGCTGCCTGGATAGAGGGGTTGAACCGGATGGACGGCAATATTCCCGGGCTCGTGAAGCTCACCCACGGCGCCGACGTACTCCGCCACGACCGTTCCTTCGATTACGCCATTGTGGCTGACTTCAATTCCGTGGAGGACATCGAGGTCTACAACACGCACGCGCTTCATGAACCACTCAAGAAGTACTCGTTTCCCAACAGCGAGCAGATCATTGCCGTTGATTTTCCGCTATAG
- a CDS encoding GntR family transcriptional regulator has protein sequence MSNMSTDVGAATPKYYLLKTEVLGLIAGLQPGTLIPTERALAEQYATSRTTVRQAISELVAEGKLGRIQGHGTFVAPPKVTHVRQLTSFSDDARNQGLRPDSRVLALDVVKSDADVAAHLGLDQGDPVTRLERIRLIDGEPLAHEMAWLPGKLPRFKSNLAKAGSLYAVLADVYGIHIADVEDTVETALAGPADVRLLGIEMGAPLLVVHRMARDAAGAPVEWTRSAFRGDRFRFVSRVKSGA, from the coding sequence ATGTCCAATATGTCCACAGACGTCGGAGCGGCAACGCCCAAGTACTACCTTCTCAAGACCGAAGTACTTGGCCTGATCGCCGGTCTCCAGCCCGGCACGCTCATCCCCACGGAGCGTGCGCTCGCCGAGCAATACGCGACGTCACGCACTACCGTCAGGCAAGCAATCAGCGAGCTCGTGGCAGAGGGGAAATTGGGTCGCATCCAGGGGCACGGCACGTTCGTCGCGCCCCCGAAAGTGACGCACGTCAGGCAGTTGACGTCCTTTTCCGACGACGCCCGCAATCAAGGTTTGCGCCCGGATTCCAGGGTGCTTGCCCTCGATGTCGTGAAGTCTGACGCCGACGTCGCAGCCCACCTGGGTCTTGACCAAGGCGATCCGGTAACCCGGCTTGAGCGCATCCGTTTGATTGACGGGGAACCACTGGCGCACGAGATGGCCTGGCTGCCCGGCAAGCTTCCGAGATTCAAGTCGAACCTCGCCAAGGCGGGCTCGCTGTACGCCGTATTGGCAGATGTCTACGGGATCCATATCGCCGACGTCGAGGACACCGTGGAAACCGCCCTGGCTGGTCCGGCCGACGTCAGGTTGCTGGGAATCGAGATGGGGGCGCCCTTGCTGGTGGTTCATCGCATGGCACGCGACGCCGCTGGAGCCCCTGTGGAGTGGACCCGCAGCGCCTTCCGGGGGGACAGGTTCCGGTTCGTATCCCGCGTGAAGTCCGGAGCCTGA
- a CDS encoding MFS transporter, whose product MSTSTQQPSTLRKTPGKAALASFLGSTLEYYDFFIYGSAAALVFGPLFFPSEDPAVGLIGAFATFGVAYVARPVGGLVMGHFGDKLGRKKILLITLGVMGLASLGIGFLPSYSQIGVWAPILLVLGRLAQGFSAGAESAGASTLTLEHSPEGRRGFFTSFVMTGYASGMVLATLVFIPVAALPTEALMSWGWRIPFWLSIVVLAIAYWVRTHLDETPVFEEAKDRQAVAPMPLREVLRFQSADVLRVVGMSIMSVMQTIFTVFGLSYATGAAGFDKAAILTVNAVAIGLSMFVMPLTAKLSDRVGRRPLLLTAAIGCSVTIFAYFGALSTGNILLVFAAAFVNMTLLYSCFNGIWPAYFAELFAAPVRYSGMALGNQLGLVVAGFAPLIAGLLLGKGHDGWLPVACFAVLCMVIAGVAAFFSRETAKTPIEDLGEPYWRGVSARNGA is encoded by the coding sequence ATGTCAACATCAACCCAGCAGCCTTCAACGTTGCGCAAGACCCCTGGTAAAGCGGCCCTCGCCTCGTTCCTGGGAAGCACGCTTGAATACTACGACTTCTTTATCTACGGCTCCGCCGCTGCGTTGGTCTTCGGGCCATTGTTCTTCCCGTCCGAGGATCCCGCCGTCGGCCTGATCGGCGCCTTCGCCACGTTTGGCGTGGCGTATGTGGCCCGTCCGGTGGGTGGGCTGGTGATGGGCCATTTCGGTGACAAACTCGGGCGGAAAAAGATTCTGCTCATCACCCTGGGCGTTATGGGACTCGCCTCCCTCGGCATCGGCTTCCTGCCCAGTTACAGCCAGATCGGCGTCTGGGCACCCATTCTGTTGGTGCTTGGCCGCCTGGCCCAGGGATTCTCCGCCGGCGCCGAGTCTGCCGGTGCTTCCACGCTGACTTTGGAGCACTCTCCGGAAGGGCGCCGCGGGTTCTTCACCAGCTTCGTGATGACCGGGTACGCCTCCGGGATGGTACTTGCCACGCTCGTGTTCATCCCTGTTGCTGCGTTGCCGACTGAAGCCCTCATGAGCTGGGGATGGCGCATCCCCTTCTGGTTGTCCATCGTTGTCCTGGCCATCGCATACTGGGTGAGGACGCACTTGGACGAGACACCCGTGTTCGAGGAAGCCAAAGACCGGCAGGCGGTTGCACCCATGCCGCTCCGGGAAGTCCTGCGCTTCCAATCTGCAGACGTGCTCCGCGTAGTTGGAATGTCCATCATGTCGGTCATGCAGACAATCTTCACGGTGTTCGGGCTCTCCTATGCAACCGGCGCTGCAGGGTTCGACAAGGCGGCGATCCTCACTGTCAATGCCGTTGCCATTGGTTTGTCGATGTTCGTGATGCCCTTGACTGCCAAGCTGTCCGACCGGGTGGGCCGCAGGCCGCTCCTCCTGACGGCAGCCATCGGGTGCTCAGTGACGATCTTCGCCTACTTCGGGGCGTTGTCCACCGGCAACATTCTTTTGGTCTTCGCCGCGGCCTTTGTCAACATGACCTTGCTGTACTCGTGCTTCAACGGGATCTGGCCTGCCTACTTCGCTGAGCTCTTTGCCGCCCCGGTCCGGTATTCCGGTATGGCATTGGGGAACCAGCTGGGTTTGGTGGTGGCGGGTTTCGCTCCCCTGATCGCGGGCCTGCTCCTTGGCAAAGGCCATGACGGCTGGCTCCCCGTGGCTTGTTTCGCGGTCCTGTGCATGGTGATCGCCGGCGTTGCTGCCTTCTTCTCGCGGGAGACGGCCAAGACGCCTATCGAAGATCTGGGCGAGCCGTATTGGCGGGGAGTCTCAGCCCGGAACGGGGCCTAG
- a CDS encoding FAD-dependent oxidoreductase, which yields MKFLNSTPSDTYDVVVVGSGAGALTAAATAARAGKSVVVLEKTDVLGGTSAVSGGMLWVADNHHARAAGLSDSKEAAAQYVRAVARGRSREELLDAALNYGDAMLRFTEDECGVRFIFLDNFPDYRQDLPGSVEGGRTVEPELLNIREALGELAVHVRSDGRAPFTMQEYETWGAFTKFPWAELGQRQEEGLVAKGQALVSMLLASLIRDDAALVVGARGHRLLNDGGKVVGVQLESGETFHANDGVVLATGGFEWDKALADSLLASRLYIMCSPPSNTGDGLRMAQRVGAQTRGTREAWWAPMSITGDTRDGAPVGTLLRFERQGPGSLMVNRHGRRFANESQNYNDLARCLQSWDSPNNQTLNTPAHVVFDHSYLERYGVLAHRAGQPTPAYLIEASTLEELAAKIGVPAENLAATVQRFNHYAVKGEDPDFGRGESAYDKYWGDDDCPWPNPSLGPLHTGPFYAMEVVNGAFGSNGGVATDGLARVLDVDGQPIPGLFAAGNTTENAYAAGYPGAGATLGPIMTMGYLAGRTIAGQPADYAATDVRAGVGA from the coding sequence ATGAAATTCCTGAACTCCACACCCTCCGATACCTACGACGTCGTCGTCGTAGGTTCCGGCGCAGGCGCCCTGACCGCAGCGGCGACGGCCGCACGTGCCGGTAAGTCCGTCGTCGTGCTCGAAAAAACTGACGTGCTGGGCGGCACCTCTGCCGTGTCGGGCGGCATGCTCTGGGTGGCCGACAACCACCACGCCCGCGCAGCGGGACTGAGCGACTCCAAAGAAGCTGCCGCACAGTACGTCCGGGCCGTGGCGCGCGGACGGAGCCGTGAAGAGCTCTTGGACGCTGCGCTGAACTACGGGGACGCCATGCTCCGTTTCACTGAAGACGAATGCGGCGTCCGTTTCATCTTCCTCGATAACTTCCCGGACTACCGCCAGGATTTGCCGGGATCCGTGGAGGGCGGCCGAACGGTTGAACCCGAACTATTGAACATCCGCGAAGCGCTCGGCGAGCTTGCTGTCCATGTGCGCTCTGATGGCCGGGCTCCGTTCACCATGCAGGAATACGAAACCTGGGGTGCATTCACCAAGTTCCCTTGGGCGGAGCTGGGCCAACGGCAGGAAGAGGGGCTTGTTGCCAAGGGCCAGGCGCTGGTTTCGATGTTGTTGGCGAGCCTGATCCGTGATGACGCAGCGCTGGTGGTTGGTGCCCGCGGGCACCGGCTGTTGAACGACGGCGGCAAAGTAGTTGGCGTCCAACTCGAGTCGGGCGAAACTTTCCATGCCAACGACGGCGTCGTCCTGGCTACGGGCGGATTCGAATGGGACAAGGCCCTGGCGGATTCCCTGTTGGCCTCGCGCCTGTACATCATGTGTTCGCCTCCCTCGAATACCGGCGATGGCCTCAGGATGGCACAGCGGGTAGGGGCGCAAACGAGGGGAACCCGGGAAGCATGGTGGGCGCCGATGTCCATCACGGGGGACACCAGGGACGGCGCGCCGGTTGGAACACTGCTTCGCTTCGAGCGACAGGGACCGGGTTCGCTGATGGTCAACCGGCACGGCCGCCGTTTTGCCAACGAGTCCCAGAACTACAACGACCTCGCGCGCTGCCTGCAGTCTTGGGACTCGCCCAACAACCAGACGTTGAACACCCCGGCACACGTGGTGTTCGATCACAGCTATCTGGAACGGTACGGGGTCCTTGCACATCGGGCGGGCCAGCCGACTCCGGCTTATTTGATCGAGGCTTCCACCCTTGAGGAACTTGCTGCCAAAATCGGTGTCCCTGCAGAGAACCTTGCCGCTACTGTGCAGCGTTTCAACCACTATGCGGTCAAAGGCGAGGACCCCGACTTCGGCCGCGGTGAGAGCGCCTACGACAAGTACTGGGGCGACGACGACTGCCCGTGGCCCAACCCGTCCCTGGGTCCGCTCCACACTGGTCCGTTTTACGCAATGGAGGTTGTCAACGGTGCCTTCGGCAGCAACGGAGGCGTCGCCACTGATGGTTTGGCAAGAGTGTTGGACGTGGACGGCCAACCCATCCCTGGACTGTTCGCCGCCGGAAACACCACGGAGAATGCCTACGCTGCAGGCTACCCGGGGGCCGGTGCAACCCTGGGCCCCATCATGACCATGGGCTACCTGGCCGGCCGCACCATCGCGGGCCAACCGGCAGATTACGCCGCCACCGACGTCCGGGCGGGAGTTGGAGCATGA
- a CDS encoding IclR family transcriptional regulator, producing MANSSSGESVIRRVVRLVGAFDDAHRTMSVATLARRSGLPVTTTYRLVDELLAEGLLEREASAEVRIGTRLWELVSRSSRMVGLREAALPFMEDVQSVVQHSTTLGILDSDEVLYIERIGSRDSMVDITKVAGRLPVHGTSSGLVLLAYSPPAYQDLFLAGTLEKFTDATLTNPTELRRHLAGIRQRGFASMPGIIVPESSGIAVPVFGRANTVVAALSVVVPRNEENAATRVPVLMTAARGISRALGWRGELKGALRQSNGSI from the coding sequence GTGGCCAACTCGTCCTCGGGTGAGTCGGTTATCCGGCGAGTAGTCCGGTTGGTAGGAGCGTTCGATGACGCCCACCGCACCATGAGCGTCGCCACCTTGGCCCGGCGTTCAGGGCTCCCTGTCACAACGACGTACCGCCTGGTGGACGAACTCCTCGCCGAAGGGTTGCTGGAGCGGGAAGCGAGCGCCGAGGTTCGCATCGGCACGCGGCTGTGGGAGCTCGTGTCCAGGAGCTCCCGGATGGTTGGTCTCCGTGAAGCGGCCCTGCCCTTCATGGAGGACGTACAGTCGGTGGTCCAGCATTCCACCACCTTGGGGATCCTCGACTCCGACGAAGTTCTCTACATCGAACGGATCGGCTCGCGGGATTCCATGGTGGACATCACCAAGGTTGCCGGCCGCCTGCCGGTTCACGGAACCTCCTCCGGCTTGGTACTGCTGGCCTATTCGCCGCCCGCCTACCAGGACCTGTTTCTGGCGGGAACCCTGGAGAAATTCACCGACGCCACGCTCACCAATCCCACTGAACTCCGCCGCCATCTGGCGGGCATCCGGCAACGCGGATTCGCTTCGATGCCAGGGATCATCGTCCCCGAATCCAGCGGCATCGCAGTCCCCGTCTTCGGGCGTGCGAATACAGTGGTCGCCGCCCTGAGCGTCGTGGTCCCAAGGAACGAAGAAAACGCCGCTACCCGGGTGCCGGTCCTGATGACGGCGGCTCGCGGAATTTCCCGGGCACTCGGATGGCGCGGAGAGCTCAAAGGCGCCCTCCGTCAAAGCAACGGAAGCATCTGA
- a CDS encoding sugar porter family MFS transporter, whose amino-acid sequence MSILHDLRQTPRLGLLVGGAAATVGVIYGYDMSNIAGALLFITKQFNLTTSQQELVTTAVVAGEVLGALVGGWLSNRLGRKACMVGLAVGYALFAVLSAMSNDVPTLLIARLLLGLTIGVSVVVVPVFVAESAPAKVRGALLVAYQVATVIGIIVGYVAAYALAGTGSWRWMLGLAAVPAVIVLAIVIKLPDTARWYMMRGRTAEARRTLSAIEPDSDVEAELAEMQQAISEERGGGLREMLRTPYLRATVFVVGLGFFIQITGINAVVYYSPRIFEAMGFSGNAALLLLPAAVQVAALFAVFVSLSLVDRLGRRPVLLTGIGMMVLANVLLVGVFMAGQNFGGLLTVLGFLGVLLFTVGFTFGFGALVWVYAGESFPSRLRSLGASAMLTSDLVANVLVAAFFLTMLQRLGGAGTFAVFGVLAILGFMFVRKFAPETKGRQLEEIQQFWENGGKWPDDEAGTPAGPSVKNDEAAAIR is encoded by the coding sequence ATGTCGATCCTGCACGACCTACGGCAAACACCCCGGCTCGGGCTCCTGGTGGGCGGCGCTGCCGCGACCGTCGGAGTGATTTACGGCTACGACATGTCGAATATTGCCGGTGCACTCCTCTTCATCACCAAGCAGTTCAACCTCACCACTTCCCAGCAGGAACTGGTGACGACCGCCGTCGTTGCAGGAGAAGTCCTCGGCGCACTGGTGGGCGGCTGGCTCTCCAACCGCCTTGGACGCAAAGCCTGCATGGTGGGCCTCGCCGTGGGTTACGCGCTCTTCGCCGTACTCAGCGCAATGTCGAACGATGTACCCACCCTGCTGATCGCACGGCTCCTGCTGGGCCTGACCATCGGAGTGTCCGTGGTGGTCGTCCCGGTTTTCGTCGCTGAGTCAGCGCCGGCCAAAGTTCGCGGCGCCCTCCTGGTGGCCTACCAAGTGGCAACGGTCATAGGAATCATTGTGGGTTATGTGGCCGCCTATGCCTTGGCCGGCACCGGTTCCTGGCGGTGGATGCTGGGTTTGGCCGCCGTCCCGGCAGTCATTGTCCTGGCCATCGTCATCAAACTCCCGGATACCGCGCGGTGGTACATGATGCGCGGACGGACTGCAGAAGCCAGGAGGACGCTCTCCGCCATCGAGCCGGACAGTGACGTGGAGGCCGAACTCGCAGAGATGCAGCAGGCTATCAGTGAAGAACGCGGGGGTGGCCTTCGCGAAATGCTTCGTACTCCCTACCTGAGAGCAACCGTGTTCGTGGTGGGCCTGGGCTTCTTCATCCAGATAACAGGCATCAATGCAGTCGTGTACTACAGTCCCCGCATCTTCGAAGCGATGGGCTTCAGCGGCAATGCTGCGCTGCTCCTCCTCCCTGCAGCAGTCCAGGTTGCAGCGTTGTTTGCCGTCTTCGTGTCCCTGTCCCTGGTGGACCGGTTGGGGCGCCGCCCGGTGCTCCTGACGGGCATCGGCATGATGGTGCTGGCCAATGTCCTCTTGGTAGGGGTCTTCATGGCAGGACAGAACTTCGGCGGCCTGCTCACTGTGCTGGGCTTCCTCGGCGTCCTTCTTTTCACCGTCGGTTTCACTTTCGGCTTCGGCGCCCTGGTCTGGGTCTACGCCGGCGAAAGCTTTCCTTCGCGGCTGCGTTCCCTCGGAGCGAGCGCCATGCTGACCTCGGACTTGGTGGCCAACGTGCTGGTTGCCGCGTTCTTCCTGACGATGCTCCAGCGACTCGGAGGAGCCGGAACCTTCGCAGTGTTCGGTGTTCTGGCTATCCTCGGGTTTATGTTTGTCCGAAAGTTCGCACCCGAAACGAAGGGACGTCAGTTGGAGGAAATACAGCAGTTCTGGGAAAACGGCGGCAAATGGCCCGACGACGAAGCCGGCACCCCTGCCGGTCCCTCAGTAAAAAACGATGAAGCGGCGGCCATCCGGTGA
- the kynU gene encoding kynureninase has product MTTAQQTQRPTSAELDAADPLAAQRDAFYAPDADQLTSYLDGNSLGRPLKVTAGNLASFVHDAWGSRLIRGWDEQWMDEPTAVGDRIGEVALGAARGQTTVGDSTSVMLYKMIRAAVDAQPGRDEIIIDRDNFPTDRFIIEGIAKERGANIKWIAANPASGVRAEDLDGLLGERTAVVVLSHVAYRSGFLADAKAITAKVHQAGALMLWDLCHSVGSVPLELDAWGVDLAVGCTYKYLNGGPGSPAFAYVSASQQNRLQQPIWGWMGADNPFGMTDSYQPAQGMRRFITGTPPVLAMQPLKDMVELIATVGMDAVRGKSIKLTEYAIALSEEYLVPLGAKIVSPRNPAERGSHITVDHPLFADVTATLWEKGVIPDFRPPHGLRIGLSPLSTSYAEVELGVAAIRDALSELL; this is encoded by the coding sequence ATGACCACAGCACAGCAAACCCAACGGCCAACGTCGGCCGAATTGGATGCCGCCGATCCCCTCGCCGCGCAGCGTGACGCCTTCTACGCGCCCGACGCCGACCAGCTCACCTCCTATTTGGACGGCAACTCGCTGGGGCGCCCGCTGAAGGTTACGGCAGGAAACCTCGCCTCCTTCGTCCACGACGCATGGGGCAGCCGCCTCATCCGTGGTTGGGATGAGCAATGGATGGACGAGCCCACTGCCGTCGGTGACCGCATCGGCGAAGTAGCGCTTGGTGCCGCCCGGGGACAGACCACGGTTGGCGATTCAACGTCCGTCATGCTGTACAAGATGATCCGCGCGGCCGTGGACGCCCAGCCCGGCCGGGATGAAATCATCATCGACCGCGATAACTTCCCCACCGACCGGTTCATCATCGAAGGCATCGCCAAGGAGAGGGGCGCGAACATCAAGTGGATCGCCGCCAACCCTGCCAGCGGTGTCCGGGCGGAAGACCTGGACGGACTATTGGGCGAGCGGACCGCCGTCGTGGTCCTCAGCCACGTCGCCTACCGCTCCGGGTTCCTGGCAGATGCCAAGGCGATCACCGCAAAGGTGCACCAAGCAGGGGCCCTGATGCTGTGGGACCTGTGCCATTCCGTTGGCTCCGTGCCCCTGGAACTGGACGCTTGGGGCGTGGACCTCGCCGTCGGCTGCACCTACAAGTACCTCAATGGCGGGCCCGGCTCACCCGCTTTCGCCTATGTCAGCGCTTCGCAGCAAAATCGTTTGCAGCAACCCATCTGGGGTTGGATGGGTGCCGATAACCCGTTTGGAATGACGGACTCGTACCAGCCGGCGCAGGGCATGCGCCGGTTCATCACCGGAACGCCTCCGGTGCTGGCCATGCAGCCGCTCAAGGACATGGTTGAACTGATCGCCACGGTGGGAATGGATGCCGTCCGTGGGAAGTCGATCAAGCTGACCGAGTACGCGATCGCGCTTTCCGAGGAGTACCTGGTGCCACTTGGTGCGAAAATCGTGAGCCCCCGGAATCCTGCCGAACGTGGCTCACACATCACCGTGGACCACCCGCTCTTCGCTGATGTCACTGCCACGTTGTGGGAGAAAGGCGTCATCCCCGATTTCCGGCCTCCCCACGGCCTGCGCATCGGCCTGTCACCCTTGAGCACCAGCTATGCCGAAGTCGAGCTGGGAGTCGCGGCCATCCGTGATGCCCTCTCGGAACTGCTGTGA
- a CDS encoding HAD domain-containing protein, protein MGTEENAVVPVSIYLDVDGVVNPFSPMGTTDWGNEWTFADAGILDVAFAPELVAELNDLAEYPAARFVWLTTWERLAPEFLCPAIGLKGQDWPVLSSQGWDQGSEWWKLVALQKDLAATGSERIIWLDDQLSQESDALSWAEYQQDRVLCISPDPRKGLSRRDLAAVRAYLG, encoded by the coding sequence ATGGGTACCGAGGAAAACGCCGTTGTGCCAGTGTCGATCTATTTGGACGTCGACGGCGTCGTGAACCCGTTCAGCCCTATGGGCACCACTGATTGGGGTAACGAATGGACCTTTGCCGACGCCGGCATCCTTGATGTCGCCTTCGCGCCGGAACTGGTAGCCGAACTCAATGACCTTGCCGAGTATCCTGCCGCGCGTTTTGTCTGGCTGACCACATGGGAGCGCCTTGCTCCGGAGTTCCTCTGCCCCGCCATCGGGCTTAAAGGACAGGACTGGCCGGTCCTTTCCAGCCAAGGCTGGGACCAGGGCTCGGAATGGTGGAAGCTCGTAGCCCTCCAAAAGGATCTTGCTGCCACCGGCAGCGAGCGGATTATTTGGCTGGACGACCAGCTCAGCCAGGAATCCGATGCCCTGTCCTGGGCTGAATACCAGCAGGACCGTGTGCTTTGCATCTCACCTGATCCCCGCAAGGGACTGTCCCGTCGCGACCTTGCGGCCGTGCGGGCCTACCTGGGGTGA